In Scophthalmus maximus strain ysfricsl-2021 chromosome 5, ASM2237912v1, whole genome shotgun sequence, a single window of DNA contains:
- the myclb gene encoding protein L-Myc-1b, producing the protein MPGISATAPRYENWDMDHLDHYQHYFYDDHDPDEDFFKSTAPSEDIWKKFELVPTPPMSPVRAAEGSGRVGLLCPTLGDKLEWVSQFLGQEDEQQQQQQQQQQQQQQQQQQQQQQQQQQQQQQQQQELPFKLTTANDSFGNLSSIIIQDCMWSGFSAGQQLERVVGERCAPCPGTAAAGAKVAAGCAVASPGRAQCGPADAPALGGPAADCVDPGAVLTFPLTGGCKKQVSSGSESHTDSSDDEDDKDEDEEEIDVVTVEHKQQRKPRRLVNTRKPVTITVRADPLDPSMKRFHISIHQQQHNYAAPSPDTLPQPAEPPRKRVRQEASIPATQPQQNSHCHQPRPGHAPLNLDSTKSHVTAAGVRSESPDLSASSPTSPASPSSPPSSSSSSSSSSHPQSSPSKPHSFSHLSSPQSSDCEDTDKRKAHNFLERKRRNDLRSRFLSLRDEIPGLADCPKTPKVAILTRATEYLQQLHTSERQRAQERKQLKAKQLQLLQRLAQLRRS; encoded by the exons ATGCCGGGCATCAGCGCCACCGCGCCTCGTTATGAAAACTGGGACATGGACCACCTCGACCACTACCAACACTATTTCTACGACGACCACGACCCGGACGAGGATTTCTTCAAGTCCACGGCGCCCAGCGAGGACATATGGAAGAAATTCGAGCTGGTGCCGACCCCGCCCATGTCCCCCGTCCGGGCGGCAGAAGGCTCGGGCAGGGTCGGGCTGCTGTGCCCGACCCTGGGCGACAAGCTGGAGTGGGTCTCCCAGTTCCTGGGGCAGgaggacgagcagcagcagcagcagcagcagcagcagcagcagcagcagcagcagcagcagcagcagcagcagcagcagcagcagcagcagcagcagcagcagcagcaggagctgccCTTCAAGCTGACCACGGCCAACGATTCCTTCGGCAACCTGAGCTCCATCATCATCCAGGACTGCATGTGGAGCGGCTTCTCGGCCGGCCAGCAGCTGGAGAGAGTCGTCGGGGAGCGCTGCGCCCCCTGTCCCGGGACGGCGGCCGCCGGCGCCAAAGTCGCCGCCGGGTGCGCCGTCGCGTCCCCGGGGCGGGCGCAGTGTGGCCCCGCCGACGCACCGGCCCTCGGCGGCCCGGCGGCGGACTGCGTGGACCCCGGCGCGGTGCTCACTTTCCCGTTGACCGGCGGCTGCAAGAAGCAGGTGTCCTCCGGTTCCGAGTCTCACACCGACTCGTCAG atgatgaagatgacaaggatgaggatgaagaggagattGACGTGGTGACAGTGGAGCACAAGCAGCAGCGGAAACCCCGCCGACTGGTCAACACCCGCAAACCTGTGACCATCACGGTGCGGGCTGACCCCCTCGACCCCAGCATGAAGCGTTTCCACATCTCCAtccaccaacagcagcacaactACGCTGCCCCTTCCCCAGACACTCTCCCTCAGCCGGCCGAGCCGCCTCGGAAGAGGGTGCGGCAGGAGGCCTCCATCCCGGCGACCCAGCCCCAACAGAACTCTCATTGCCACCAGCCCCGACCCGGCCACGCCCCTCTGAACTTAGACAGCACAAAGTCTCACGTGACCGCGGCCGGGGTCAGGTCCGAGTCGCCTGACCTCAGCGCCTCCTCTCCTACCTCCCCCGCATCGCCTtcatctcccccctcctcctcctcctcctcctcttcttcctcccacccCCAGAGCTCCCCCTCGAAGCCCCACTCCTTCTCCCACCTCTCCAGCCCCCAGTCCTCGGACTGCGAGGACACAGACAAACGCAAGGCGCACAACTTCCTAGAGCGCAAGCGACGGAATGACCTGCGCTCACGTTTCCTGTCGCTGCGGGACGAGATCCCGGGCTTGGCGGACTGCCCCAAGACTCCGAAGGTGGCGATCCTCACGCGAGCCACGGagtacctgcagcagctgcacaccAGCGAAAGGCAGAGGGCTcaggagaggaagcagctgaAAGCCAAgcaactgcagctgctgcagaggctgGCACAGCTCAGGCGGTCCTGA